From one Mytilus edulis chromosome 1, xbMytEdul2.2, whole genome shotgun sequence genomic stretch:
- the LOC139518908 gene encoding uncharacterized protein: MDGKVKILFFIISLLLLEVFCQHTMYQFKRYTYKKKRDDKKYRSAKNPCEGRPDCLAHKGVDQLMCVRECMSKFCFDELYKNDLLEDGEIDIRLNSFKGCLSQQSNNMYSKTNNIDINGNYVLN, translated from the exons ATGGATGGTAAAgtgaagattttattttttatcatcagTTTATTGTTGTTGGAAGTTTTCTGTCAGCATACTATGTACCAGTTCAAGCGTTACACTTACAAAAAGAAACGAGAT GATAAAAAATATAGAAGTGCCAAAAATCCTTGTGAAGGAAGACCAGACTGTCTTGCTCATAAAGGTGTGGACCAATTAATGTGTGTCAGAGAGTGCATGTCAAAATTCTGCTTTGATGAACTCTACAAAAATGACCTA cTTGAAGATGGAGAAATTGATATAAGACTAAACTCATTCAAAGGATGTTTGTCTCAGCAATCCAATAATATGTACTCTAAGACAAACAATATTGATATTAATGGAAACTATGTTCTTAActga
- the LOC139507351 gene encoding variable charge X-linked protein 3B-like — protein MSKLICNDQPMSKLIHNDQPMSKPTCNDQPMSKLTYNDQPMSKLTCNDQPMSKLTYNDQPMSKLTYNDQPMSKLTCNDQPMSKLTYNDQPMSKLTYNDQPMSKLTCNDQPISKLTCNDQTKSKLTYNDQPMSKLTCNDQPMSKLTCNDQPISKLTCYDQTKSKLTYNDQPMSKLTCNDQPMSKLTCNDQPMSKLTCNDQPMSKLTCNNQPMNKLTSL, from the coding sequence ATGAGTAAACTGATATGTAATGATCAACCAATGAGTAAACTGATACATAATGATCAACCAATGAGTAAGCCGACATGTAATGACCAACCGATGAGTAAACTGACATATAATGATCAACCAATGAGTAAATTGACATGTAATGACCAACCGATGAGTAAACTGACATATAATGATCAACCAATGAGTAAATTGACATATAATGATCAACCAATGAGTAAATTGACATGTAATGACCAACCGATGAGTAAACTGACATATAATGATCAACCAATGAGTAAATTGACATATAATGATCAACCAATGAGTAAATTGACATGTAATGACCAACCAATAAGTAAACTGACATGTAATGACCAAACAAAGAGTAAGCTGACATATAATGATCAACCAATGAGTAAACTGACATGTAATGATCAACCAATGAGTAAACTGACATGTAATGACCAACCAATAAGTAAACTGACATGTTATGACCAAACAAAGAGTAAGCTGACATATAATGATCAACCAATGAGTAAACTGACATGTAATGACCAACCAATGAGTAAGCTGACATGTAATGATCAACCAATGAGTAAACTGACATGTAATGATCAACCAATGAGTAAGCTGACATGTAATAATCAACCAATGAATAAGCTGACATCATTATGA
- the LOC139507490 gene encoding uncharacterized protein, with protein sequence MSILTQNDQPIGKPTCNDQPMSKLTYNDQTNSKLTYNDQPMSKLTYNDQPMSKPTCNDQTKSKPTCYDQPMNKLTYNDQPMSKLTFNDQPMGKLTCNDQPMSKLTYNDQPMSKLTCNNQPMSKPTCNDQPMSKLTCHDQSMSKLTCNDQPMGKPTCYDQPMSKLTCNE encoded by the coding sequence ATGAGTATACTGACACAAAATGATCAACCAATTGGTAAGCCGACATGTAATGATCAACCAATGAGTAAGCTGACATATAATGACCAAACAAATAGTAAACTGACATATAATGATCAACCAATGAGTAAACTGACATATAATGATCAACCAATGAGTAAGCCGACATGTAATGACCAAACAAAGAGTAAGCCGACATGTTATGATCAACCAATGAATAAACTGACATATAATGATCAACCAATGAGTAAACTGACATTTAATGATCAACCAATGGGTAAACTGACATGTAATGATCAGCCAATGAGTAAACTGACATATAATGATCAACCTATGAGCAAACTGACATGTAATAATCAACCAATGAGTAAGCCGACATGTAATGATCAACCAATGAGTAAGCTGACATGTCATGACCAATCAATGAGTAAACTGACATGTAATGATCAACCAATGGGTAAGCCGACATGTTATGATCAACCAATGAGTAAGTTGACATGTAATGAATAA
- the LOC139507607 gene encoding variable charge X-linked protein 3B-like yields the protein MKDQAYCFENDWTLPSCPQPCYIWILPSDQPKRKLTCNDQPMSKLTYNDQPMSKLTYNDQPKRKLTCNDQPMGKLTYNVQPMSKLTYNDQPKSKLTYNDQPKSKLTCNDQPMSKLTYNDQPMSKLTYNDQPKRKLTCNDQPMGKPTCNDQPMSKLTCYDQPMSKLTCYDQPMSKLTYNDQPMSKLTYNDQPMSILTQNDQPMGKPTCKDQPMSKLTYNDQTKSKLTYNDQPMSKLTYNDQPMSKPTCNDQTKSKPTCYDQPMNKLNIMINQ from the coding sequence atgAAAGACCAGGCATACTGCTTCGAAAATGACTGGACGTTACCCTCATGTCCTCAGCCTTGTTACATTTGGATACTTCCGAGTGATCAACCAAAGAGAAAACTGACATGTAATGATCAACCAATGAGTAAACTGACGTATAATGATCAACCAATGAGTAAACTGACGTATAATGATCAACCAAAGAGAAAACTGACATGTAATGATCAACCAATGGGTAAGCTGACATACAATGTTCAACCAATGAGTAAACTGACATACAATGATCAACCAAAGAGTAAACTGACATACAATGATCAACCAAAGAGTAAACTGACATGTAATGATCAACCAATGAGTAAACTGACATATAATGATCAACCAATGAGTAAACTGACGTATAATGATCAACCAAAGAGAAAACTGACATGTAATGATCAACCAATGGGTAAGCCGACATGTAATGATCAACCAATGAGTAAGCTGACATGTTATGATCAACCAATGAGTAAGCTGACATGTTATGATCAACCAATGAGTAAACTGACATATAATGATCAACCAATGAGTAAGCTGACATATAATGATCAACCAATGAGTATACTGACACAAAATGATCAACCAATGGGTAAGCCGACATGTAAGGATCAACCAATGAGTAAGCTGACATATAATGACCAAACAAAGAGTAAGCTGACATATAATGATCAACCAATGAGTAAACTGACATATAATGATCAACCAATGAGTAAGCCGACATGTAATGACCAAACAAAGAGTAAGCCGACATGTTATGATCAACCAATGAATAAACTGAATATAATGATCAACCAATGA